In Betaproteobacteria bacterium, a genomic segment contains:
- a CDS encoding DUF3619 family protein has protein sequence MNEKDFGNKLRPWLERSASQVGELQATRLRSARLRALDAWREPVRFLGFVTVGAGTAQTIKYSILQQALLWLPIVILLATLAAKTLAPVADIGELDAQLLSGELPIDAFLDKDFGQWLKSESGSF, from the coding sequence ATGAATGAAAAAGACTTTGGAAACAAGCTCCGGCCGTGGCTCGAGCGCTCGGCGTCGCAGGTCGGTGAATTGCAGGCCACCCGGTTGCGCTCCGCGCGGCTGCGGGCGCTGGATGCCTGGCGCGAACCGGTGCGGTTCCTCGGCTTCGTGACGGTGGGTGCGGGGACGGCGCAGACGATCAAGTACTCGATCCTGCAACAGGCGCTGCTGTGGCTTCCGATCGTGATCCTGCTGGCGACGCTGGCCGCAAAAACCCTCGCCCCGGTCGCGGACATCGGCGAGCTCGATGCCCAGCTGCTTTCGGGCGAACTCCCGATCGACGCGTTCCTCGACAAGGATTTCGGCCAGTGGCTCAAGAGCGAATCCGGCTCCTTCTAG
- a CDS encoding DUF3106 domain-containing protein produces MAQERIRLLLGALAVCISLAAIPASSDPKAPATPQTPWARLLPEDRKVLAPLAPDWDKLPGYQQKRLVSAASQYPKMRPIQQERFQERLRDWAAMTPDQRKAARETFQGLKKLPPSKQHELKERWLEQNAAPTPAPEPERR; encoded by the coding sequence GTGGCTCAAGAGCGAATCCGGCTCCTTCTAGGGGCTCTCGCCGTCTGCATCTCCCTGGCCGCCATCCCGGCCAGCTCCGACCCCAAGGCGCCCGCGACGCCCCAGACGCCGTGGGCGCGTCTCCTGCCGGAGGATCGCAAGGTTCTCGCGCCGTTGGCGCCCGACTGGGACAAGCTCCCGGGCTACCAGCAGAAACGCCTGGTGTCGGCCGCCAGCCAGTACCCGAAGATGCGCCCCATCCAGCAGGAGCGGTTCCAGGAACGTTTGCGCGATTGGGCGGCGATGACCCCGGACCAGCGCAAGGCGGCGCGTGAGACATTCCAGGGCCTGAAAAAACTCCCGCCGTCCAAGCAGCATGAGTTGAAGGAGCGCTGGCTCGAGCAAAACGCCGCACCGACGCCCGCGCCGGAACCCGAACGCCGCTGA